The genomic region AGAGAACGAGCGCGTTAAATTAGTTTCAATAGAAGAATTATCACAATATGCGTTTTCAGTATCTCATCAAAAAATATGGAAACAGTTTCAGGAAAAAATGGGAAGTCAGCTGCTGAGCTGACTCCTATTTTTATTAATCCAGCTTCAGCGCCCAGTCCCTCGAAGGAAATAGAAAACACTTTTTCCTCGGTCAAATAATCCTTGAAGAGTAAAAAGGGAAAGGTCACCCTTTTTCTCTTTCAAGAACCTTGCTTGTCGGAGGCCTGCAGGATGCAGGTCAGGCAGGCTTTGCAACAGGACGTTGCGAACTTAGCCTGTCATCATTTGCTGGGGCGCTTGCGCTTTTGTTTTCAATCATATTGAACTCTTGTTCCATGCGTCCAATCCGCTTCTTGCCTTTTTAATCCACCACGATCTTCAATTTCTTCAATGATTTCTCGATGAATGGTTTGTCCCTCTGCATTTAGATAAGGAACAATCTGCTGAAAAGAATGATGATAAAACGCTAGCTCACTATCCTTCCAAGCCTTTTTCGACATCATTGAAAGTTCAGTCATATCACGACCAACATACATAGTTGAAAACTCCTTTCGCCTTAGGGTGCCTTTTATTTTTTGTCTGGCTAATCTTCTCTATGCAATAAATGTTTGTGAAGATTTGTTAAAATAAGTACAATTAGTTACATGAGATTAAGACAGGAGTGAAGAACATGTCACAAAAAGTTGCACTAGTTACAGGTAGTAGTAGAGGTATAGGAAAGGCCATTGCATTACGACTAGCGGAAATGGGCTATGATATTGTTGTCAATTACGCGAGAAGTCGTTCTGCAGCAGAGGAGACGGCAAAAGAGATTGAGGCAATAGGTAGAAAAGCAATTGTGATTAAGGCTAATGTCGGAAAACCTGAGAAAATTAAAGAAATGTTCCAGGAAATCGATCAACACTTTGATCGACTTGATATATTTGTTAGTAATGCAGCATCAGGCGTTTTGCGTCCACTAATGGAGCTTGAAGAATCACACTGGGATTGGACAATGGATATTAACAGTAAAGCGTTACTATTTTGCGCGCAAGAAGCCGCTAAGCGAATGGAAAAAACAGGCGGAGGACATATCGTTAGTCTAAGCTCACTAGGATCTATTCGATACCTTGATAATTATACAACCGTAGGTGTCTCAAAGGCAGCGGTTGAATCATTAACACGATATCTAGCGGTTGAGCTTTCACCAAAAAATATTGTCGTGAATGCAGTATCTGGAGGAGCGGTTGATACAGATGCATTAAAGCATTTTCCAAATCGTGAAGAACTATTAGAGGATGCCAGACAGAAGACTCCAGCAGGAAAAATGGTCGAGCCTGCTGATCTTGTTAATGCAGTTATGTTCTTACTATCAGATCAAGCCTACATGATTAGAGGACAAACTATTATTGTAGATGGTGGGAGATCGTTACTCGTTTAATGACGCGAGAAATATACTTAAATTGATAAAAAATTTAGTTGAATAAAGTTTTCACCTCTGGACAGATTAAAAGGTGTTGGAGGTGATAATCATGGCAAAGAAGAGTCAAGCTTCTCAAACTAACGCTTCTGAAGTACGTGCACAAAACGCTGCTTCTGCTGGTCAAGGTTCTTTCGGAACTGAATTCGCTTCTGAGACTAACGCTCAAGAAGTACGTCAACAAAATGCACAAGCTGAAGCTAAAAAAGGTCAAAATTCTTAATACTTAATTAAAAAAGCACTTCTTACCATTTCGGTGGGGAGTGCTTTTTTAGTGAAAGCAGGCGAGACTTTTGACAAAACCTCTCAAAAGTCTACATAGATAGTCAAAGGAATTCTAGCATGTGCCAAGAAATGTTTATATACCAAAGTTTATTAGAGGAGCTGACCCAAATATGTCTCGCTTTGACCTACTGGTTCGTGAACAACTTCATACAATGGACAAGCTTTTGTTTTTGCAATCTGAGCTTGAGCGCTGTCAAGCTCTTGAAATTGAACTAAAAGAGCTACAGAATAAAACAGAATTGACATCGTTAAAGGATGAAATTCAGAAAATGAAACAGGAATTAAAAGAAATTCAGCATACCTTTGAACGCCAGACAGAAGAAGTCATTACAGCCTATAAGCACCAAGAATCTACACTGACAACTGCATAATAAAGTAAAGAGTCACTAATTTTAGTGGCTCTTTTGTTTTAAATTATAGTTAGAACCGTTATAATAGTAAGAAGCGAAAAAAATATACGTATTTGGTTTTGATTATATAAAAAATTAGGATAATAGAATTATCCTATAATTTCACCGTGCTACCACTATAAAGAAAGTGGACAAGGAAATGAAAGAAGGGAGCTTATATGGGTTTTCCCATGATAGGAGAGAAAGTTCAAATACATAGCTATAAGCATAACGGGCAAATACATAGAGTGTGGGAAGAAACGGT from Bacillus mesophilus harbors:
- the fabL gene encoding enoyl-[acyl-carrier-protein] reductase FabL, which translates into the protein MSQKVALVTGSSRGIGKAIALRLAEMGYDIVVNYARSRSAAEETAKEIEAIGRKAIVIKANVGKPEKIKEMFQEIDQHFDRLDIFVSNAASGVLRPLMELEESHWDWTMDINSKALLFCAQEAAKRMEKTGGGHIVSLSSLGSIRYLDNYTTVGVSKAAVESLTRYLAVELSPKNIVVNAVSGGAVDTDALKHFPNREELLEDARQKTPAGKMVEPADLVNAVMFLLSDQAYMIRGQTIIVDGGRSLLV
- a CDS encoding YgaB family protein, translating into MSRFDLLVREQLHTMDKLLFLQSELERCQALEIELKELQNKTELTSLKDEIQKMKQELKEIQHTFERQTEEVITAYKHQESTLTTA
- a CDS encoding gamma-type small acid-soluble spore protein, with the translated sequence MAKKSQASQTNASEVRAQNAASAGQGSFGTEFASETNAQEVRQQNAQAEAKKGQNS